A genomic stretch from Bacillaceae bacterium S4-13-56 includes:
- the proS gene encoding proline--tRNA ligase, which yields MGKKKKEFVEEITAMEDDFAQWYTDVVKKADLVDYGMVRGTMIIRPYGYALWEHIRDALDQKIKDTGHENVYMPLFIPESLLQKEKDHIEGFAPEVAWVTHGGEEELAERICVRPTSEVLFCDHYKDIIHSYRDLPKLYNQWSNVVRWEKTTRPFLRSLEFLWQEGHTAHATDEEAMEETRKMLEVYASICEDYLAIPVVRGQKTEKEKFAGAKLTYTIESLMHDGKALQAGTSHHFGTGFAEAFGIQYSDQNGELQYVHQTSWGFTTRSIGAMIMVHGDNRGLVIPPRVAPTQVMILPIAQHKEGVLDHAYGLRDSLKSVVRIDIDASDKSPGWKFNEYEMKGIPLRLEVGPRDMENNQVVLVRRDTGEKIVVPNAELEAKVVELLEDIQKNLLEKAQKHRDTHTSEAQTLEELDQKLKENPGFVKGMWCGDLACEEEIKEKTQATSRCIPFEGDSIGNTCIVCGKKAKDLVYWAKAY from the coding sequence ATGGGTAAAAAGAAAAAAGAGTTTGTAGAAGAAATAACAGCAATGGAGGATGACTTTGCCCAATGGTACACGGATGTTGTGAAAAAGGCTGATCTTGTGGACTATGGTATGGTGCGAGGGACAATGATCATTCGTCCCTATGGATATGCTTTATGGGAGCATATTCGAGATGCGTTGGATCAAAAAATTAAGGATACAGGACATGAAAACGTGTATATGCCACTCTTTATTCCTGAGAGTCTCTTACAGAAGGAAAAGGATCATATTGAAGGATTTGCTCCAGAGGTTGCATGGGTAACCCATGGTGGAGAAGAAGAGCTTGCAGAAAGAATTTGTGTCCGTCCAACCTCTGAGGTTCTTTTCTGTGATCATTACAAGGATATTATTCATTCCTATCGGGACCTGCCAAAGCTTTATAACCAATGGAGCAATGTGGTTCGTTGGGAAAAAACAACACGTCCATTTTTACGTTCCTTAGAATTCTTATGGCAGGAGGGTCATACTGCACACGCAACGGATGAAGAGGCAATGGAAGAAACTCGAAAGATGCTAGAGGTTTATGCAAGCATTTGCGAGGATTACTTAGCAATCCCTGTCGTACGTGGACAAAAAACGGAGAAAGAAAAGTTTGCTGGTGCCAAGCTAACCTATACCATTGAAAGTTTAATGCATGATGGGAAGGCGCTTCAAGCTGGTACTTCTCACCACTTCGGAACAGGTTTTGCGGAAGCCTTTGGCATTCAATATAGTGATCAAAATGGCGAACTTCAATATGTTCACCAAACATCATGGGGATTCACTACTCGTTCCATAGGCGCGATGATCATGGTACACGGTGACAATCGAGGATTGGTCATTCCACCACGTGTGGCACCAACTCAAGTCATGATCCTGCCTATCGCTCAACATAAGGAAGGTGTTTTGGATCACGCTTATGGATTGCGTGATTCATTGAAGAGTGTTGTAAGGATCGATATTGATGCGAGCGATAAAAGCCCTGGCTGGAAATTTAATGAATACGAAATGAAGGGGATTCCATTACGTCTCGAAGTAGGTCCTAGAGATATGGAGAACAATCAGGTTGTTTTAGTGCGTCGGGATACAGGTGAGAAGATAGTGGTTCCGAATGCCGAACTTGAAGCAAAGGTAGTGGAACTGTTAGAGGATATTCAAAAGAATTTACTTGAAAAGGCCCAAAAGCATCGCGATACTCACACTTCAGAAGCTCAAACTTTAGAAGAACTTGACCAAAAGCTGAAAGAAAATCCAGGTTTTGTGAAGGGTATGTGGTGTGGAGACCTGGCTTGCGAAGAAGAAATTAAAGAAAAAACACAGGCTACCTCAAGATGTATCCCATTTGAGGGTGACTCCATCGGTAATACTTGTATCGTATGTGGCAAGAAAGCAAAAGATTTGGTTTACTGGGCAAAAGCTTATTAA
- a CDS encoding alpha/beta hydrolase yields MPSSTEDTIVYDAIGEGSPIIFIHPPGMGRKVFHFQYPLQSSFQLLIPDLSGHGDSLMKTGVPTIDSYAKEILSILDQEGLQQATILGYSAGGSIAQHLAIHYPERVKGMILFGGFPCVATKTLALQFRIGMKMLESNPEILAKILAKSHTTDRTVQRILFKHMMKANVANWYHFYNQSLHYDCVDELTSIKVPTLLVYGTKIKWIKAHEDFYNGNSHMYKKIIPHATHQIPTKQMYTANRLIDTFQKKYIDASSSSG; encoded by the coding sequence ATGCCATCAAGTACTGAAGACACTATTGTTTATGATGCAATAGGAGAAGGGTCGCCCATCATATTCATTCATCCCCCTGGTATGGGGCGGAAAGTCTTTCATTTTCAATATCCATTGCAAAGCTCATTCCAACTCCTTATTCCCGACTTAAGTGGACATGGGGACAGTCTCATGAAAACTGGGGTTCCTACTATCGATTCCTACGCTAAGGAAATTCTATCTATTCTAGATCAAGAGGGGTTGCAGCAGGCTACTATCCTCGGATATTCAGCTGGAGGATCAATTGCTCAACATTTAGCCATCCATTATCCAGAACGGGTGAAAGGGATGATTTTGTTCGGAGGCTTTCCTTGTGTAGCAACTAAAACCCTTGCCCTACAATTTAGAATAGGAATGAAAATGCTGGAGTCAAACCCTGAAATACTTGCCAAAATATTAGCCAAAAGTCATACCACAGACCGGACTGTACAAAGAATCTTGTTTAAACATATGATGAAAGCAAATGTCGCTAATTGGTATCACTTTTACAATCAATCTTTACACTACGATTGCGTGGATGAATTAACTTCTATTAAAGTTCCCACTCTCTTGGTTTATGGAACAAAGATTAAGTGGATCAAAGCCCACGAAGATTTTTACAACGGTAACTCTCATATGTACAAAAAAATAATTCCTCATGCTACCCATCAAATACCTACTAAACAGATGTATACGGCAAACCGGTTAATTGATACGTTTCAAAAGAAATACATTGATGCAAGTAGTTCCTCTGGATAA
- a CDS encoding zinc ribbon domain-containing protein, whose translation MDENKGCIKCGSQDAGQKEVAMTGTGLSKMFDIQNNRFTVVYCKNCGYSEFYNQDSSIGGNVLDFFFG comes from the coding sequence ATGGATGAAAATAAAGGCTGTATCAAATGTGGGAGTCAGGATGCCGGGCAAAAAGAAGTAGCCATGACAGGAACGGGACTTTCCAAGATGTTTGATATTCAAAATAACCGTTTTACTGTTGTGTACTGTAAGAATTGTGGATATTCAGAGTTTTATAATCAAGACAGTTCAATTGGAGGAAATGTTTTAGACTTTTTCTTTGGTTGA
- a CDS encoding class I SAM-dependent methyltransferase codes for MTFDWHREAEKQWDGRASFWNKNSKSMWDEGSRKTIIPKFENHVPKGAKVADLGCGDGYGSYLLHNRGYKVIGLDLSKEMIDKANERLEDQTLHFIQGDITSLPFESESFNAVLCVNAMEWVRHPIEALMEMKRIVKPGGKLLIGILGPTAKPRENSYPRLNGEKVICNTMMPWEFRQLALENGLNVIDGHGVYKREVRDQHINGLPEELKQALTFMWVFVLEKE; via the coding sequence ATGACATTTGATTGGCATCGTGAAGCGGAAAAGCAATGGGATGGACGTGCGTCGTTTTGGAATAAAAACAGTAAATCGATGTGGGATGAAGGGAGTAGGAAAACCATTATTCCAAAATTTGAAAACCATGTTCCCAAAGGGGCAAAAGTAGCAGACTTAGGTTGTGGAGATGGTTATGGATCATACTTACTACATAATCGAGGGTATAAAGTCATTGGATTAGATCTTTCGAAAGAGATGATTGATAAAGCCAATGAACGTTTAGAAGACCAAACTCTTCACTTTATTCAGGGAGATATAACCTCATTGCCATTTGAAAGCGAATCCTTTAACGCGGTTTTATGTGTAAATGCTATGGAATGGGTGAGACATCCAATAGAAGCACTAATGGAAATGAAGCGGATTGTAAAACCTGGTGGTAAACTCCTTATAGGAATATTAGGACCAACAGCCAAGCCAAGGGAAAATAGTTATCCAAGACTAAATGGGGAAAAAGTAATTTGTAATACCATGATGCCATGGGAGTTTAGACAATTAGCCTTAGAAAACGGTTTGAATGTTATTGATGGACATGGTGTTTATAAAAGAGAGGTACGGGACCAACATATTAATGGATTACCGGAGGAACTAAAGCAGGCCTTAACATTCATGTGGGTGTTCGTGTTAGAGAAAGAGTAG
- a CDS encoding GNAT family N-acetyltransferase, translating into MEWICKSFNELSNDELYQIMKARVEIFVVEQECPYPELDGHDQVSQHLYGIEDGQIAVYARLVPKNTKYKEASIGRVIVTQPFRGRGYGHQLMEKSVEFLTKEWNETVIKLQAQEHLRNFYGAHGFEVISEPYMDDGIPHVDMLYPALTSSNTPT; encoded by the coding sequence TTGGAGTGGATTTGTAAAAGCTTTAATGAGTTATCAAATGATGAATTGTACCAGATTATGAAAGCTCGTGTGGAAATTTTTGTTGTGGAACAGGAATGTCCATACCCTGAGCTTGATGGACATGATCAAGTTTCACAACATCTTTATGGAATAGAAGATGGACAAATTGCTGTTTATGCTCGTCTTGTTCCAAAAAACACAAAATACAAAGAGGCATCTATTGGAAGAGTGATTGTAACCCAGCCATTTCGCGGTAGGGGCTATGGTCATCAATTAATGGAGAAATCGGTTGAGTTTTTAACGAAAGAATGGAACGAAACAGTGATCAAGTTACAAGCTCAAGAACATCTAAGGAATTTTTACGGGGCACACGGATTCGAAGTCATTTCAGAACCGTATATGGATGATGGAATTCCTCATGTAGATATGCTTTATCCCGCATTAACGAGCAGTAATACCCCCACCTAA
- a CDS encoding TraR/DksA C4-type zinc finger protein — protein MLSKDQTEQLKQSLLEQKAELEEHNNDFGMDYEFVKESMSELSNYDNHPADHGTELYEREKDIALQEHEEKEMQDIQQALQAMEDGSYGKCEICDADIPFERLEAIPTTKRCKEHAENREASRDRPIEEEVLHSSVNKSEREPDASTNFFDAEDAWQSVAMYGTSETPSDFYEDKEHYNEMYFRSEDLVSSVEEYEGFLLTNDEGHYIGVNEDHEAYEDFLDENDVHSILYD, from the coding sequence GTGTTATCAAAAGACCAAACGGAACAGTTAAAACAATCTTTGCTTGAACAAAAAGCAGAGTTAGAAGAACATAATAATGATTTTGGTATGGATTATGAGTTTGTGAAAGAATCCATGAGCGAACTTTCCAATTATGATAATCATCCGGCTGACCATGGAACAGAGCTTTATGAAAGAGAAAAGGATATTGCACTTCAAGAACATGAGGAAAAAGAAATGCAGGATATTCAACAGGCTCTGCAAGCTATGGAAGACGGATCGTATGGTAAATGTGAAATCTGTGATGCCGATATTCCTTTTGAACGGTTGGAAGCTATACCAACAACGAAAAGATGTAAGGAGCATGCCGAAAATCGTGAGGCATCAAGAGATCGTCCAATCGAAGAAGAAGTGTTACATTCAAGTGTGAACAAAAGTGAGCGGGAACCTGATGCTTCAACGAACTTTTTTGATGCGGAGGATGCATGGCAAAGTGTGGCCATGTATGGTACTTCAGAAACTCCGTCTGACTTTTATGAGGACAAGGAACATTATAATGAGATGTATTTCCGTTCTGAGGACTTAGTCAGCAGTGTGGAGGAATATGAAGGCTTTCTCCTTACCAATGACGAGGGTCATTATATCGGTGTTAATGAAGATCATGAAGCCTACGAAGATTTCTTGGATGAAAACGATGTTCACTCCATTTTATATGATTAG
- a CDS encoding DUF1232 domain-containing protein — MIRFARRLKFLFNIKKSIPFLIEFFLSKEVTSSKKWISLGFIVIYAILPFDLIPDFIVGLGIVDDLTILTLVLQQIIKMAPDSLKEKHGLIPRQ; from the coding sequence ATGATACGTTTTGCCAGAAGACTGAAATTTTTATTTAATATCAAAAAATCCATTCCGTTTTTAATTGAATTTTTCTTATCCAAAGAAGTCACCTCATCTAAAAAATGGATTTCGTTAGGGTTTATTGTTATTTACGCTATTCTTCCATTTGATCTCATTCCCGATTTCATAGTAGGCCTGGGTATTGTCGATGATTTAACAATACTCACTCTTGTACTTCAACAGATTATAAAAATGGCACCTGATTCCTTGAAAGAAAAACATGGACTAATCCCACGTCAATAA